Genomic window (Fluviispira vulneris):
TTGATTGGCGCCAAGATTTATACAAAGTCTCTAAGCATTTTACCGGCAGTGGTATTGCCCTTCAAGGAAACCTCGATCCTTTGCTATTATATGGTCCGCAAAAACTCTTAAAAGAAAAATTAATTCATTGCTTAGAAATTGGCTCTCGCCATCCACATGGTTATATATTTAATTTAGGCCATGGCTGTACACAGCACACTCCAGTTGAAAATATTGAATATCTTGTACAACTTGTTAATGAATTTAGAGCTTAAAATTATAAAAAACAAAAGAAATTTCAATAAAAACAATATTTATTATAATATATTTTAATATTTTAGATATAAAAAAAATTTTTATGACTTGAGTGGATTTTTAATTTGCCTAAGGTTAAAAGCAATGTGATAATGATTATCATTTTCATGCTAAATATCGTTTGTAGGTATAACAAATGGAAAATGCTCTGAGATATAAAAACTATCAGTATTTTATTGGAGGAAGTTTTTTCACGCTTTTGGGGGATTACATTGGCTTTGCTGCGCTCAATTGGGTGATATGGACACACACTGCTTCTGAATTAAATCTTGGAATTATAAATTTCATAAGATTATTACCTGCACTCTTTATCGGTTTTGTAGGCGGCTCACTCGCAGATAAATACAATCAAAAAAAATTATTGATACTTATTTACTTATCCATTGCATTTTTTAATTTTGCTCTTTTTTTCATCGTACTCAATAAAAATATAAATATTATCTTAATAGGTTTTATAGTTGGCCTAAGAGGACTTTTTGTCGAGATGGAACCCTCAGTGCGAAACGCCCTTCTCCCGCACTTAATAGAAAAAGAAGCGATTTGCAGCGCTGTTTCTATTTATACTTCAGTTCTTAATATCACTGCTATTCTAGGACCAGCTCTTGCAGGCATCGCTTTGGCAAAAATGGATTCTGGATTCTTATTTCTTTTTCAATTTTTAGGACAGATACTCGTAATTATTTCTTTATTTTTTATCAAAAATATTCAAGAAAATTCATCCGTAAATATTCTTGAAAAAAATACAAAAAAATCAAATTATAGCGATGTGTTTTTATATTTAAAAGCACATCCAGACTTACTCTGCATTTTATTTGCAGGATGCATTCTCATGTTTTTTTTATTTCCATATATTGGATTAATGCCTGCATTTGTAAATGCCTCAACAAATATGGGACCTGAAATATATGGAAGATTTCTTATGATATCAGCTCTCGGTACTATACTCGGATCAAGTTTAATTAGTCTTTTAAGAAAAAAAATCCAGGTTCTGTTTATTCTCTCGACTGCTGCTTTGGCTTCAATCGCTATTATTTCTCTGGGAACAGCTAACCATATTTTTCTTATGTACATTTTTTTATTTTTACTCGGATTTTTGAGTCAAATATCTCGAACAGCAAATCGAGTTTATTTTCAAATAAAATCTCCCAATGAAATCCGCGGTAAATTAATAAGTCTTGTCCTCAGTGACAGAGGTTTTTTACCTTTTGGCACACTTTTAGCGGGATTTTTAGCTCACAATTTTGGAATGCCGAATACATTTATTATTTTTGGAATGTGTTCATTCTTTTTTATCATTTTATTATTTATTACTTATCAAGTAAAAGAAAGGAAAGTATCAAATGAAGCTCGTTAAAATACACCTAAAAATCTTTTTATTCATAGGATTATTTCTCTTAAACTTTAAAACCTTTGCTAAACCAGAAGAAATTAAGCGTATAAAAGATGAAATTTCTGCTCTCAATTTCAAAATTCCGCCCAAAAGAATCGTTACTTTAAGTGTGACGGGAATGGAAATATTAGATGTTCTAGGAGTTAAGCCTGTTGGTATTATTATCACCGCAGCAGGCTCCGTTCCAGACTATTTAAGTCCTGAATTTCAAAAGATACCAATTGTTGGAAAGATTTCTCATCCAAGCCTAGAGCGAATTAATGAACTCAAACCAGATCTTATATTAATAGATAGAGTTTATGAAGAGCAAAGAGATATAATTACTAAACTCACTAAAATTGCACCTGTACTAAATTTTAGACCGGATACATATTCAGAAACTTTAAGTTACTTAAATATATTTGCTGAACTTTTGCAAAAGCAAAACGCTGCTAAAAAATATCAAGATAAATTTAAAAGTAAATTAAAAGAAGTTAAACTTGTGAATCAAAAAAAGTCAAAATCTGTTTTGGCAATATATGTACCTAATAACAAAATCTGGGCTTGGACGGGGGAATCATTTATTGCAAATTTGATTGGTGAAATTGGAGTCGATTATGCTTATAAAGGAGAAGGTAATAAAGATTATCCTGATCTTATTGAGCTCAGCGCAGAGAATATTCTCAAAATAAATCCAGATAATATAATTGTTTTTGATGATCCTGGAAAAAATATTCTAAATTTTCTAGAAAAAAATCCTATTTGGAAAAATTTAAGTGCAGTGAAAAATAAAAATGTTGTTGTTGTTGAACGAGAAAGAGGATCTCGCAGTAAAGGCCCTTTGGCAACATTATATATTACAGAAAATATGGCTGATTTTATCAAATGAACTCACTTTTATTTAAAAACATTTTTTCATTTTTTCTACTATTGCTTTTCCTATTTATTGCGATGCTATTGAGTTTAGCTTTTGGAAGTGTGCATATAGAATTTTCGCGTGTGTGGAAATATTTATTTCAGAATAATAGCGACATGGATTCAATCATAATCAACACTCTGCGTTTACCGCGCACAGCACTTGCTGCTCTGATAGGGGCTAATTTAGCCGTCGCAGGTGCTCTTATGCAATGCCTTACACGCAATCCTTTAGCGGAGGCAAAAATCATGGGAGTGTCCGCAGGAGCATCACTTGTTTTTGTCTTAATTTCATTTTTCCAATTGACCATATCCCAGAATTTAATGACTTTATTTATTTTTATGGGAGCTGCAATAGGAGGTGGTTTTGTTTATCTTATTTCGATAACAAAACGTCAATCAATTGGTAAATTAGTTCTCGCCGGCGTTTCCATCAGCAGTTTTCTCTATGCTCTCAGTACTGGAATGCTGATTTCCTTAGGAGAAAATGCAGGCATGATTTACGCATGGCTTGCTGGTGGATTGGCAGGTGTCACTTGGGAACATTTATCACAAATATTCCCATGGTCATTCTGTGCTTTAGCGAGTGCATTTATTTTTTCCCATTTTATGAATGCTTATTCTCTAGGTGACGACATAGCAAAATCTTTAGGTCTAAATCTATGGAAAATCCGCACGATCCTTTGTGTACTTATCATTATTTTAGCTGGAGCATCAGTAAGTGTCTCAGGAGCAATCGGTTTTATTGGTTTGATTGTTCCACATATAGTTAGAAAACTCATATCCGATGATTATAAAATAATGCTCCCATTTTGCGCTATTTTTGGAGCTTTTTTGCTTGTTTTATCTGACCTTATTGCACGTGTTATATTAAAACCTA
Coding sequences:
- a CDS encoding MFS transporter; this encodes MENALRYKNYQYFIGGSFFTLLGDYIGFAALNWVIWTHTASELNLGIINFIRLLPALFIGFVGGSLADKYNQKKLLILIYLSIAFFNFALFFIVLNKNINIILIGFIVGLRGLFVEMEPSVRNALLPHLIEKEAICSAVSIYTSVLNITAILGPALAGIALAKMDSGFLFLFQFLGQILVIISLFFIKNIQENSSVNILEKNTKKSNYSDVFLYLKAHPDLLCILFAGCILMFFLFPYIGLMPAFVNASTNMGPEIYGRFLMISALGTILGSSLISLLRKKIQVLFILSTAALASIAIISLGTANHIFLMYIFLFLLGFLSQISRTANRVYFQIKSPNEIRGKLISLVLSDRGFLPFGTLLAGFLAHNFGMPNTFIIFGMCSFFFIILLFITYQVKERKVSNEAR
- a CDS encoding ABC transporter substrate-binding protein produces the protein MKLVKIHLKIFLFIGLFLLNFKTFAKPEEIKRIKDEISALNFKIPPKRIVTLSVTGMEILDVLGVKPVGIIITAAGSVPDYLSPEFQKIPIVGKISHPSLERINELKPDLILIDRVYEEQRDIITKLTKIAPVLNFRPDTYSETLSYLNIFAELLQKQNAAKKYQDKFKSKLKEVKLVNQKKSKSVLAIYVPNNKIWAWTGESFIANLIGEIGVDYAYKGEGNKDYPDLIELSAENILKINPDNIIVFDDPGKNILNFLEKNPIWKNLSAVKNKNVVVVERERGSRSKGPLATLYITENMADFIK
- a CDS encoding FecCD family ABC transporter permease; amino-acid sequence: MLLSLAFGSVHIEFSRVWKYLFQNNSDMDSIIINTLRLPRTALAALIGANLAVAGALMQCLTRNPLAEAKIMGVSAGASLVFVLISFFQLTISQNLMTLFIFMGAAIGGGFVYLISITKRQSIGKLVLAGVSISSFLYALSTGMLISLGENAGMIYAWLAGGLAGVTWEHLSQIFPWSFCALASAFIFSHFMNAYSLGDDIAKSLGLNLWKIRTILCVLIIILAGASVSVSGAIGFIGLIVPHIVRKLISDDYKIMLPFCAIFGAFLLVLSDLIARVILKPIEIPVGVITAFLGCPFFLYLIRKHGDKAA